TAAGATCTTCTAAATTGCGATCTAATTCCGGAGTCGCCAACGATCGGCCCGCCTCTTCCGAAAGACTTAAATCGAACCTTCCTTGAGCCTCCCTGACCTCTTCAAAAATAAGCGATATCACATTCCGCCTATCGATCGTCGGCCAGGTCTTCCATGGAGGAATTTCAAGCGAATTAGACTCTAATAAAGTTCGAAAGAAAACGAGCTCTTCGGCAGGCAAACTCTCGGAATTTTCTAAAAAAATCAATCTGGGCCGATTTCTTTCGCTCGTCGCGTATTCGTACAATAGCTTCTGCTGGAGAGCGGAATATTCTTGAATTCTTTCAAAAACGAGAGTGCCTCCTGGAGCCATAGCTTCCCATTCCTCTAGGGATTTTTCAAGCTTGCCTCCATGCTCAGGAAGCACCCCGATCACCAATAATCCGCGGCCTGCCGACTCTCTTCTATGCACCCATTTGGCCAAAGTTTTTTTGCCGGATCCTTTTGGACCTCGAATTTTAAGAACCCTCGATTTTCGATATAAATCCCAAATAACATCCCCGCCTTTCGTTAAACGGAAAAGAATTTGTCCGAGCTGGTCCTTTCGATCTTCCGAGCCGACATCGTTTCTTGAGGCTGCAGAGATGTTCGGAGCATTTTCTAAGATCGACGCGAGCTTCTGGCAAAACAAAGCCAAAAATAGTGACTGCCATTCGGACGGAGGGTTCTCTATTTCCAAGAGCAAGAACCCTTGAACTTTTCCATGAACCAAAATGCTGCCTAAAAGTCCCCCGGACGAATCGGGTAAAAAGAATTCAGCGTTTGACGATTTTGGAAGATAGAATGGAGGACTAGATTCCAGTTTTCTCCGTATCTCGGAACCCTTTGCCAAAAAAGAATAGAAAAAACCCTCTTCAGAATATCCCCAGGAAGCAACCTCTTCCAAAGCATCCTCTTCACCTTCGGCAGGGAGCGTTGCTAAGCCTGCGGAACTTCCTAAAGTCTTAAGCAAAAATGGGAAGGCCAGAGGCAGGAGAAGACGAAGATCCGCAGTCGCAGGTCTTCCATAAAATATCTCCTGTATGGCGGGTTCCATGGAGGGAGATTGTTTAAAATTAAGCATGGCGTCAACCACGTACCGCCGTTTTTCTGCTAAGATGTCGGACATCCGACATTATATTTTTTCTAAATGCAATTCCTCTAAAAAACGGTGTTAAATTCCTTTTTTTTGGAGAATGAGTTGAACCCGCCCGGCCTTCAGGCTGAATGGAACTCGAAGGCAATTGATTTTTTAACCGCCATCAAGTGTGATCAAAGAACGGCAATCGCACTCACTAAGATTTCACTTTTTTCCTTATAACAACCATTTAAAAGAAAGAGTCGTTACCTCTTAGTAAAGGATTGGATGTCGGACATCCGACAATTGAAATACAAGGGACCAGAATGATCGTAGTATCTATCGCAAATCAAAAGGGAGGGGAAGGTAAAACGACCACCTCTTTGAATCTCGCATGGGGCCTCGCGCGCCGTGGTAAAAAAACTCTTATAATAGACATCGATCCTCAGGCAAACTCGACGGGAATTTTTTTGAATCCCGATAGTCTTGAAAGATCCATGCATAATATCTTTCAAGCCAAGGCAAAAGTAAGAGACGTCATGGTTCCTACCCATGTAGAAAATCTAAGTATTGCGCCGTCTCGGCTCGCGCTCGCGGAAGCGGAGACAGTCGCGGCCATCGTAGATGCTCCATATATTCTTCGGGATGCTTTAGCCGACCTTGAAAAGGATTTGGATTTTTGTATTATTGACTGTCCTCCTAGCCTTTCCATTTTCACAATTAATGCACTCGTTGCGTCCAATTATGTGATCATTCCGTTACAGGCGGAAAAGTTTTCGGTGGATGGAATTCTCGGACTGCAACAGACGATCAATAGCATTAAAAAAAGGATTAATCCCGGCCTGGAAATACTCGGAGCGCTAGTAACTCAACTAAAGCCTCAAACCTTGCTGACCAAAACTATCGTTCCTGTTCTTACAAAATACTTTAGGATTTTTGAAAATAGTATTTCTGACGGCGTCGCCGTAGGTGAATCTCATCTGGCAAAGAAATCGGTCTTCGAATACAATAAATCCAGCCGCCAAGCGCAGGAATATGAAGGTTTTGTAGAGGAGTTCCTGAATGAGCTCAAAAAGTAAACGCCTCGGATCGCTAGCAGATGTCTTTCAGGCGGAAAAGTTAGAAGGCACGATTCGAAAAATAAGATTAGATAAGATTCGTCCTTCGGAAAGCCAACCTAGGCAGGAACGAAAAAAGGGAGTGGAAGAACTTGCCCAAAGTCTTCAAAAAGATGGCCTGCTTCAACCGATATTGGTAACAAAACAACCGGATGGAGAGTACTATACAATCATAGCCGGTGAAAGACGATTTCACGCGGCGACTCTACTCAACTGGGCCGAAGTAGAATGCAAAATCCTAGACCGCGACGCAAAGGAAACGTTCCGGCTGGCAATTATAGAAAATCTTCAACGAGAAAATCTATCCCCTTACGAAGAGATAGAAGCCATGAGTCATTTAAAGATGACCTTCTCTTACACTGATCTAGAACTCGGAAACCTGTTTGGAAAAAGCAGAAGCTATATGACCGAACTTCTTGGAATTTCCGGATTGAATAAGGAAGAATTAAAAATTTGCCGAGATTCCGGAATCGAAACTAAGAACTTGCTCATCCAAGCCGCGAGCGCCTCTAAAAAAGGGGCATTTCAAGATTTTATTCAGAGATTCAATTCCGGGGAACTCAAAACAGTAAAAGATGCAAAGTCCTTCAATAGATCAGAGGACACCCTCTTCCCGACAGTAGCCAAGCCTCGCGAATCGGCCGCTGTTTCGGAGCATTCCCTCCACCCTTATAAGATAGGGAAAAAAGGAAATTCTATTCTATTATCTTCCGACGATGAAGAATTTCTTCAGGAAATGTATAAATTTCTGAGAAAAGAAATTCCAAAAAAATTCGGGAAATCCCCTTAACACGCCGACTGCATAAGAATCCGGATCCTGTTTCTCTTATTGCTTATTGTTAAACGAATTGACAACAGTACAAACATGTACTAAGCAAAAGATTTTTCAAAGAAGAGGATGGAATCTAGTCATTGAGATTGACAGAGAAAAAAACAGAAATACTATGTGACATAATATTCTAAACGGAAATGTAGTACTTTTTTCCCATCCCGGTGGAGAAAGGCGCCCGCATGTCCTATGTCCGGATATAAAAAAACTCCCCTGGAGATTTCCAGGGGCCGGACCTTCCCGAAGGAATGTTGTTGGATGAGACATAAGTAACCTTATGTCGGATAATGTCAACTACCTTCGGATTTTTTGCTTAAAATTAATTTTTTGCTTCCGGGAGCAAAAGGATCCGAGCTATGGGCGAGCATTATCCATATATCAAATTCCTGTCAGATATCATTGAATCTGGGGTTTGGGCTCGCCTTTCTGCAGCAGGGAAAACATTGTATTTGGTGCTGCTTAAATTTAGCGACCAGAACTTTAAACCGGTCTGGCCTAGCAATGAGATCCTGCTAAAACTCACAGGCCTAAAAACAAAGAAATCCATTAACGAGGGCAAGAGAGATCTGGTTAAGGCCGGCCTCTTGCAATTTGTACCGGGCACCGGGCACAAAAATACCATGTATTACTTCTGCTTCAACTACCCCGGTTCTAAAATTCCACCCCAGGGGGTTATTTTTGGAAACCCCAGGGGGGTAGAAGCCGGAACCCCGGGGGTTCAAGGGGGTATCCCGGAGGGGGTTCGAGATGGATCCCCAAACAATATTAATATAACCATCCATAATACCCAAAACCAGAAACCAGATCCGCGCAAGGAGGCGCAGAAATTATCCTTAGATTTACTCGCGAAGGAATATGGGCCTGGCATTCTTGCTGAGGCCATGGAGATAGCGAAGCTCCAGAATCAGGAAGGTAATTTATACTATATTCGAGGGATTTGCAGGAATCTTTCCGGTGGGAATCGACAGCCGAATTTTGAGCAGCAGGCGGGAATGACTCGGCAAAACCAAGCGACTTCCGTTAACGGCTACGAAGCGTCATGGCAAGGATTTTTGGACTGGTGTAAGGATTTGCTTTCCCCTTCCACCGTCTCGACTTTGCAAAATATTCGAGTCGAGCCGGACGGCAGAACGTTGTTGGTTATGGATCCGGTACCGATTGCCTTGAGAACAATCGTTACAAAGTACTTCACAGACACAATCCATCCATCGATACTGGTTATATTTTCCGCAAAGCAAGAGGAGAATCGTACAAAAGTATGAAATCGAATGCATTGCGGCTTTTTCAGATGTTTCTTTTTGAAAAAAACAACCCGAGATTGATTGCCGAAGACGTGAAGTCTCGCATTCGATTTTTCGGTACTAACAAAGGATCAATCCAAACTTTATGAATCAAGACTCCATTCGGATCAGTCATCCCCAGCCTGTAAAAATTCGCGAGGTTCGAACCAAAGGAACGTTCGATCTAAAAGAAGGAAAGCTTCGCGGGTACTCTGAGAGTTTAGATTCTCCAGGAATCGGAGTCATTACGTTAGTCTTGGGAGAAGGGTCCAGTTTTAATCAAATCCGAGTTCATTCATCCGAATCAAAGGCGGTCTATTTTCCCGACACATTCCGATTTGAAATTTCGTTAGATGGAAAAGTTTGGGAACCGATTTTACAGGAGGCCGGATTCCGACGTTCCAATAAAAAGATCGGACATTGGAATTTTTCCCTGGTGCGCGCCAACTTTTTAAAATTAGTGAGCAAAGTCTCCGAAAAGGAAGGTTCGAAATGGACCGTGGCTATCGCCGATCTAGAAGTCGGAATTTCCGGTATTGTAAAAGTGGAAGTAAGTTCGGAGAAGGATCGGTTTTGGGTAAAGGAAAACTTAATCGATCAACGTCCGGATTACGGCTGGGCTTCTCAGATTTCGCCCCAGCCTAGAGAGGAATTTTTCCTAGTGGATTTGGGATCTATTAGTCGTGTCAACGAGCTCCGATTACTTTCTCCTAAGGAGGCCCCGTCTTTTTTCCCGGAAACGTTTACGGTATATTATAGCGAAGACGATCTGACCTGGAATCAGCTTTTAGAGGAAAACCAATTTCTTTCCGAGTTAGGTGTTTGGTATCAATGGAGATTTTTGCCTGCAAATATTCGATTTTTAAAATTCGTATCCCGACCGCAAAAAAAGACGAATCAGGAATCTTATGCGACTCGCGTCGTAGAAGTCGAACTTTATGCGGCTCCTTATTTAAGTGACTTAACACATAAGCCGACGGCGGAGCCTCTTCCATACGCTACGGTTCTTCGTGCTGGCTTGGTCCGTCTTGCCGTAGATGGCGAAACTTCCGAAGGTGCCGCCGTTCAGGCAAATGATCGCCGATTGCGGGATTCTTCTACAGAATATAAAGGGATCGTAGAGTTAGCGTCCGACGGCGAGGAAAAGGAAGGCGTCGCGGTTCAGGGTAGCGATCGTCGCCTTAAGCATGCGAGTGAAACAACATTCGGTCTTGTTAGACTGGCGATGAATGGCGAGAACCGAGCGGATCGAGTCGTTCAAGGAAACGATGAGAGACTGAGATCGGCGACTACGCAGGCCCAAGGAATTGTGGAGCTAGCGGAAAACGGAGAGACAAAGGAAGGCGTCGTAATCCAGGGAAACGACGATCGCCTCAAGC
The Leptospira fainei serovar Hurstbridge str. BUT 6 genome window above contains:
- a CDS encoding ParB/RepB/Spo0J family partition protein; this encodes MSSKSKRLGSLADVFQAEKLEGTIRKIRLDKIRPSESQPRQERKKGVEELAQSLQKDGLLQPILVTKQPDGEYYTIIAGERRFHAATLLNWAEVECKILDRDAKETFRLAIIENLQRENLSPYEEIEAMSHLKMTFSYTDLELGNLFGKSRSYMTELLGISGLNKEELKICRDSGIETKNLLIQAASASKKGAFQDFIQRFNSGELKTVKDAKSFNRSEDTLFPTVAKPRESAAVSEHSLHPYKIGKKGNSILLSSDDEEFLQEMYKFLRKEIPKKFGKSP
- a CDS encoding discoidin domain-containing protein yields the protein MNQDSIRISHPQPVKIREVRTKGTFDLKEGKLRGYSESLDSPGIGVITLVLGEGSSFNQIRVHSSESKAVYFPDTFRFEISLDGKVWEPILQEAGFRRSNKKIGHWNFSLVRANFLKLVSKVSEKEGSKWTVAIADLEVGISGIVKVEVSSEKDRFWVKENLIDQRPDYGWASQISPQPREEFFLVDLGSISRVNELRLLSPKEAPSFFPETFTVYYSEDDLTWNQLLEENQFLSELGVWYQWRFLPANIRFLKFVSRPQKKTNQESYATRVVEVELYAAPYLSDLTHKPTAEPLPYATVLRAGLVRLAVDGETSEGAAVQANDRRLRDSSTEYKGIVELASDGEEKEGVAVQGSDRRLKHASETTFGLVRLAMNGENRADRVVQGNDERLRSATTQAQGIVELAENGETKEGVVIQGNDDRLKHANFTRFGLVQLAHPGEAVPGKVVTSDDPRLRAATTEAPGILRFASSGEDSADAAVQGNDKRLKSATTQTFGIVQLGRSGESKEGVVVQGNDERLRNASTEYPGIIALAPKGKSIPNQAVSADDPRLSDAREPKPHSHGYAPLEHDFNSHSGFLRVKGTVEAPYLNISPPPENNGIIYARNEAEKGSGVVGSGRHIGVLAYGEKFGARGDSSSGDRESAGILGLAKRGFGGWFHSRSGYAVYASGKGIPQLNETGSGKALLAEGESDFIGTIYVQTGKGTDCIARFFPVQSSDVISEGDWLVMGEDGKLHKSKNPNATNVVGVAVKSAAIVLGEKPHVEGQWLVAISGVVLANVEAQSHPILPGDLLSVGLTGGHAVRVSSENLKPGTLVAKALGAQRNGRGIVPVLLSCG
- a CDS encoding helix-turn-helix domain-containing protein, which produces MGEHYPYIKFLSDIIESGVWARLSAAGKTLYLVLLKFSDQNFKPVWPSNEILLKLTGLKTKKSINEGKRDLVKAGLLQFVPGTGHKNTMYYFCFNYPGSKIPPQGVIFGNPRGVEAGTPGVQGGIPEGVRDGSPNNINITIHNTQNQKPDPRKEAQKLSLDLLAKEYGPGILAEAMEIAKLQNQEGNLYYIRGICRNLSGGNRQPNFEQQAGMTRQNQATSVNGYEASWQGFLDWCKDLLSPSTVSTLQNIRVEPDGRTLLVMDPVPIALRTIVTKYFTDTIHPSILVIFSAKQEENRTKV
- a CDS encoding ParA family protein; this encodes MIVVSIANQKGGEGKTTTSLNLAWGLARRGKKTLIIDIDPQANSTGIFLNPDSLERSMHNIFQAKAKVRDVMVPTHVENLSIAPSRLALAEAETVAAIVDAPYILRDALADLEKDLDFCIIDCPPSLSIFTINALVASNYVIIPLQAEKFSVDGILGLQQTINSIKKRINPGLEILGALVTQLKPQTLLTKTIVPVLTKYFRIFENSISDGVAVGESHLAKKSVFEYNKSSRQAQEYEGFVEEFLNELKK
- a CDS encoding helix-turn-helix domain-containing protein; the encoded protein is MEPAIQEIFYGRPATADLRLLLPLAFPFLLKTLGSSAGLATLPAEGEEDALEEVASWGYSEEGFFYSFLAKGSEIRRKLESSPPFYLPKSSNAEFFLPDSSGGLLGSILVHGKVQGFLLLEIENPPSEWQSLFLALFCQKLASILENAPNISAASRNDVGSEDRKDQLGQILFRLTKGGDVIWDLYRKSRVLKIRGPKGSGKKTLAKWVHRRESAGRGLLVIGVLPEHGGKLEKSLEEWEAMAPGGTLVFERIQEYSALQQKLLYEYATSERNRPRLIFLENSESLPAEELVFFRTLLESNSLEIPPWKTWPTIDRRNVISLIFEEVREAQGRFDLSLSEEAGRSLATPELDRNLEDLRNSIEEGVLHSSGREIREFAIQSERPQGVSMPEADDLDLRKAVEALERQKILLAYKLFGGNQIRMSKALGISRGSLQYKLKNLGLG